From Echinicola soli, a single genomic window includes:
- a CDS encoding OmpA family protein, protein MMKNCFLSSLFIFLFLVGCTSLQQKGEKQFAAGEYQMAIGTFSKVLADNPDNSDANYYVAESYRLSNRIEDALPYYDKLLEEEGSFENYMKKAKSLRDQGEYEAATEAYRQAKEHTTSDSLIALADLGEENMSKIESITDYWPYHELQNYELLNTSGIDYAPVVSEDFLYFTSSRRASGVYPATGQGYTKLYRARANGVKVDVQNIQALPEFRNEENLNQGAIAISPDGNTIIYARGNSLSKKDLPEVNLFISYFRGSGFTDPVWMPVNEDETYWNSTPAFSVDGEVLYFASNRPGGYGGIDLYKATKLANGDFGNPQNLGAEINTPGNEMFPRPVGEQLYFASDGHPGFGKLDLFVAEAKEGKTTITNLGKNINSISDDFGIFFTNFPKEGFLTSNREGGVGDDDIYYFQDNTPKPKVVNVFLNVKTLQKTTEGETVLPSARVALYDSTKQTVGGDFSNEQGRLRFRLEPNADFTLIASKNGYFTKSVPYSTLGKTPAQEDLIQDVTNVTLDTTIVLDKLELEKAIVLENIYYDLDKADIRPDAAIELDKLVKILQDNPEISIELSSHTDSRASDEYNRDLSQRRAQSAVDYIISQGIDKSRLVAKGYGEEQPVIENAQTEEEHQRNRRTEFKVIDIEE, encoded by the coding sequence ATGATGAAAAATTGTTTTCTGAGTTCTCTTTTTATCTTCCTTTTTTTGGTAGGGTGTACCAGTCTTCAGCAAAAAGGTGAAAAACAGTTTGCGGCTGGCGAATACCAAATGGCCATTGGTACTTTTTCAAAGGTACTCGCTGACAATCCGGATAACAGTGACGCAAACTATTACGTCGCTGAAAGCTATCGACTGTCCAACCGTATCGAAGACGCACTTCCCTATTATGACAAACTGCTGGAGGAAGAAGGGTCATTTGAGAATTACATGAAGAAAGCAAAAAGTCTGCGTGATCAAGGAGAATATGAAGCAGCCACAGAAGCTTACCGGCAGGCCAAAGAACATACCACCAGTGATTCCCTGATTGCACTCGCCGATTTGGGAGAAGAAAACATGTCCAAGATCGAATCCATCACCGATTATTGGCCTTACCATGAACTCCAAAATTATGAATTGCTCAACACTTCGGGAATAGATTACGCCCCTGTGGTCAGCGAAGATTTTCTGTATTTCACCAGTTCCAGGCGTGCCAGTGGCGTATATCCAGCCACCGGCCAGGGCTATACCAAACTCTATCGTGCAAGGGCCAACGGGGTAAAAGTGGATGTCCAAAACATTCAGGCTCTGCCAGAATTCCGAAATGAGGAAAACCTCAACCAAGGGGCTATCGCCATCAGTCCTGACGGCAACACCATCATCTACGCTCGTGGGAATAGCCTGAGCAAAAAAGACCTTCCTGAAGTCAACTTATTCATCAGCTATTTCAGGGGATCGGGTTTTACGGACCCGGTCTGGATGCCCGTAAATGAAGATGAAACATACTGGAACTCCACTCCTGCTTTCAGTGTGGATGGAGAGGTCCTTTATTTCGCTTCGAATAGACCTGGCGGTTATGGTGGAATTGACCTCTATAAAGCCACCAAACTGGCCAATGGAGACTTTGGCAACCCACAAAACCTAGGCGCAGAAATCAACACACCGGGTAATGAGATGTTTCCCCGTCCGGTGGGAGAGCAACTGTATTTTGCTTCTGATGGACATCCTGGGTTTGGCAAGCTAGATCTTTTTGTGGCCGAGGCCAAAGAAGGAAAGACCACTATCACTAACCTTGGCAAAAACATCAATTCCATCAGTGATGACTTTGGTATATTCTTCACCAATTTCCCCAAGGAGGGATTCCTCACCTCCAATCGAGAAGGAGGAGTGGGTGATGACGACATTTACTATTTTCAGGACAATACACCCAAGCCGAAAGTGGTCAATGTTTTCCTTAATGTAAAAACCCTGCAAAAAACTACTGAAGGCGAAACAGTGCTTCCAAGTGCCAGGGTAGCCCTTTATGACAGTACCAAACAAACGGTAGGTGGAGACTTCTCCAATGAACAAGGCCGACTAAGATTTAGACTGGAGCCTAATGCCGATTTCACATTGATCGCATCCAAAAACGGATATTTCACTAAAAGCGTCCCCTACAGTACTCTCGGCAAAACGCCAGCTCAAGAAGACCTGATCCAAGATGTCACCAATGTCACCCTTGACACGACTATTGTACTGGATAAGCTGGAACTGGAAAAGGCCATCGTACTGGAAAACATCTACTACGACCTGGACAAAGCTGACATCCGTCCAGACGCTGCCATAGAACTGGACAAACTGGTCAAAATACTTCAGGACAATCCTGAAATCAGCATTGAACTCAGCTCTCATACCGACAGCCGTGCCAGTGACGAATACAATAGGGACCTTTCCCAACGCAGGGCACAGTCTGCCGTGGACTACATCATTTCCCAAGGGATCGACAAATCACGCCTAGTGGCCAAAGGCTATGGTGAAGAGCAGCCGGTGATCGAAAATGCCCAAACAGAAGAGGAACACCAGCGCAACCGACGTACCGAATTTAAAGTTATCGACATTGAGGAATAA